The genomic DNA CTGGCCGGTGGGAAGCACACCACCGCGGCCACGGTGGCGGGCGCGGTGGCCCTCGCGGTCTTCCTCACCGCCTACTTCTCGCTGGTGACGATCCGCTCCACCCGGGCCGACGGCTACCGCGGCAAGTACGTGCCGGTGGCGGTGATGTCCACCCTGGCGGTCACCACCACCTTCACCCTCGGCGAGTCCTGGCTCACCCTCTTCACGTACACCACCGTCTGCATGGCCATCGTGCTGCCGCCCCGGCGCAGCGTCCACGGCGTGCTGGCCGTCACCGCGCTCGCCCTCGGCATCGGCCTGCTGGTCGACGCCGACCGGGACACCGTCGGCGCGATCGCCCTGCCCTGCCTGCTCGGCGGACTCGCCATGACCGGCCTGCAGCGGCTGATCGCCACCATGCGCGAGCTGCGCGAGGCCCGCGCCGCCGTCGCCCACCTCGCCGCCTCCGAGGAGCGGCTGCGACTCGCCCGCGACCTGCACGACCTGCTCGGCCACTCGCTCTCGCTGATCACCATCAAGAGCGAGCTCGCCGGCCGCTTCCTGGACGCCGGGAAGACCGCCGAGGGGCGCGCGCAGGTCGCCGACATCGAGAGCGTCGCCCGGCAGTCCCTGATCGACGTCCGGGAGGCCGTCAGCGGCTTCCGCCGGCCCACCCTCGCCGTCGAGCTGGCCGCCGCGCGCACCGCGCTGACCACCACCGGGGTCCGGTTGGAGACCGACCCCGCGCTCGCCGACGGCCGCCCCGGGCTCGGCGGCGACGAGGCCGGCGCGCTGGCCTGGGCGCTGCGCGAGGCCGTCACCAACGTCGTCCGGCACGGCGCCGGCGCCACCCGGTGCACCGTCACCCTCGACGAGACCTGGGAGGACGACGGCACCCGCTGGGCCGTCCTGGACGTCACCGACAACGGGCGCGGCCCCGGCAAGTCCGCCCCCGGCAACGGGCTCTGTGGCCTGCGCGAACGGCTCGCCCAGGTCGGCGGCCGGCTGGAGACCGGCGCCGGCCCGCACGGCAGGGGCTTCAGCCTGCGCGCCCTCGTCCCGCTCCGCCCGGCCGCGACGGGCGGCTAGGCCGGGCGGGCGGGCCGGGGTGGGTGCGCCGGGTGGGTAGGCTGCGCTGCCATGACCCCCGCATCCCCTGAACTGGCCTCGCTGCGCGCCGAGATCGACGGCCTGGACGAGCGGATCGTCGCCCTGCTCGCCGAGCGGATCGCCGTCGTCCACCGGGTCGCCCGGCACAAGACCGACGAGACCGCCGTCCGCGCCCCCGACCGCGTCCAGCAGGTCGTGGACAGGGTCCGCGCGCTCGCCGACGGCCACGGCATCCCCGCCGACCTGGTCGAGAAGGTCTACCGGCTGCTGATCGCCGAGCTGACCGAACTGGAGCTCGACGCCTTCGGCCGCCCGTAGGCTGACGGCATGACAGACGAGGCGCGTTCGGTGAGGGTCCTGCTGGCCGAGGACCAGGGAATGGTGCGCGAGGCGCTCGCCGCCCTGCTCGGCCTCGAACCGGACATCGACGTGGTCGCCCAGGTCCCGCGCGGCGACCAGGTCGTCGACGCCGCCGTCGAGCACGACGTGGACGTCGCCGTGCTCGACATCGAGATGCCCGGCATGACCGGCATCGACGCCGCCGCCGAACTGCGCCGCCGCCGGCCCGGCACCAAGATCGTCATCGCCACCACCTTCGGCCGGCCCGGCTACCTGCGCCGCGCCATGGAGTCCGGCGCCGACGCCTTCCTGGTCAAGGACGCCCCGGCCGGCGAACTCGCCGAGGCCATCCGCCGGGTGCTGCGCGGCGAGCGGGTCATCGACCCGACGCTCGCCGCCGCCGCGCTCGCCGAGGGCGCCAACCCGCTCACCGGCCGCGAGCTCGACGTGCTCGCCGCCGCCGCCGACGGCTCGGTCAACGCCGACATCGCCCGCCGGCTGCACCTGTCGGAGGGCACCGTCCGCAACTACCTGTCGATGGCGATCCAGAAGACCGGCGCCCGCAACCGCGCCGAGGCCGTCCGGGTCGCCAGGGAGAAGGGCTGGCTGTAGCGGAGGGCCGGCCGTGGCGGAGGGCCGGCCCCCGGCCCCTCAGTTCAGCCGGTGGCGGGCGGCCCGCGCCTCGTGCCGGACCTTGGCCGCCGCCTCCGGGTTGAACGCGTCGAGGATCTCCGCGTAGGCCTCCATCTCGGCCGCGCCGCCCAGGAAGTCGCCGGTCTTCACCAGCAGCTCGGCCCGCTCCAGCCGCAGTTGCGCCGGATGCCGGGGCAGCAGCAGCCCGAGCTCCGCCGCCCAGAGCTGGGTCCGGGCGTGCTCCGGGCGGTCCGCCGCCCAGCTCCGGATGTTCCCGAGCACCCGCAGCACGATGTCCAGCGGCTGCGCCGGGGTGAGCAGTTCGGGCGAGTACCGGTGGCCCGCCGCGATCACCAGGCGCTCCACGTCCGGCAGGTCGAGCAGCCGCCCGCCGTGGAACGGATCCGCCAGCACGTACTCCTCGCCGCCGGCGGGCCCGCCGACCGCGACGATGAAGTGCCCCGGCAGCGCGATCCCGTGCACGGTCAGCCCGGCCCGCGACGCCACCGCGCTCCACACCAGCGACAGCATGATGGGCAGCCCGCGCCGCCGCCGCAGGACCTCCGGCAGCAGCGAGGACTCCAGCCGCCGGTAGTCCGACTGCTGCCCGTGGAAGCGTTCCCGCCCGCCGAGCACCGCCGCCAGCAGCGCGGCCGTCTCCTCCGGCCCGGACGGCCGCCGCTCGGCCACCGCCTGCCGGATCGCGGCGGCATGCCGGTCCAGCGCCGCCTGGCAGGCGGAGAGCAAGGCCTGCAGGGTCGGCCTCTCCCCGGTGTCGCCCGGGTCGGCGCCCAGGTCGCCGAGGGTGTGCTCGGCGGCCGCGAGCACACACAACAGCACCGGGTCGGGATGCTCGGCGCGGGCCTCGGCCCGGAAGCGGGATCTGCTCTGCTCGGTCACAGCAGCCTTCGGTTCAGCAGCCTTCGGTACGGAAGAGGTGGGGCGACGCGCGAGGGCTACGGAAGACGCGCGTAGTGGTAAGTGTGACTGGTCGCGAAGCCCAGTCCGTCATACAGCGCGATCGCCCCCGCGTTCTCCGCCTCCACCTGCAGGCACGCGGCACCCGCCCCCTCCTCGGCCGCCCGGGCCGCGAGCACCGCCATCACTGTGGTCGCCAGACCCGTCCGGCGGGCGTTCGGGGCGACCTCGATCGCGCCGAAGCACGCCCACGCGCCGTCCACCGCCAGCCGGCCGATCGCCAGCGGCGCGCCGCCGTCCGGCCCCGGCACGGTGGCGAACCAGACCGAGGGGCCGCCGTGGATCACCTGACGGGCCGCCTCCTCCACCGCCGGGTCGGCGGTCACCCGCCGGTACAGCGACATCCACCGCGGCCCGGCGGTGCGCGACAGCCGCACCCTCTCGTGGCCGCGGCCGAGCTTCGCCAGCGGCGCGAGCGGTGCGGTGCGCACCAGGGTCGGGGCGTACGCCGCGCCGATCCGGTCGAGCTCGGCGGCGAGGTCCGGCGGCGAGCCCGGGGTGATCACCTCGACGTACCCGGGCAGGCCGCGGGCCGCGTACCAGCCGCGCACCCGGTCCAGCGCCTCGCCCAGCGGCAGGCCAGGATCGCCCAGCGCCTGCACCGAGTTGGCCCGCCGGGTGAAGCCGGCCGCGGCCCGCAGCGTCCACTCGCCGAGCGGCTCGTTCTCCACCGCCGGCCAGGAGCGGGCGGCGATCCGCTGCAGCTCCAGCGGGGTCGCGGACGGGGGCCGCACCCGACGGGCCGGGAAGAGCGGCACGGTCTTGCCCGCGACCAGCCGGTCGGCCGGGAAGGTGACCGACTCGCCGCTGCGGGGCACCACCGAGATGCCATGATCGTCCCAGGACTCGAGAACGCCGATCAGATCGCGGAACACCGGCCGGTCGCCGACGAACTCCGAGACACGCCGGACGGACACCCGTCGTCCCACGTCAGACCGGTCTATCCGGACCTCGGGACGGCCCTCCACCGGCGTTCCACTCGGGCTCATCGGCACCTCCTGTGCATTTGCGGTCTCCGACCCGCGATACTAGGGGCGGGCATCGACGACGCCGCGCTCAATTGCGCGACCGAGTAAACAGTAGGGCGGCAGCCCTTCCGAGGAGGAACGACAGCGTGACCTACGTCATCGCGCAGCCTTGTGTCGACGTCAAGGACAAGGCGTGCATCGAAGAGTGCCCGGTCGACTGCATCTACGAGGGCGAGCGCTCTCTGTACATCCACCCGGATGAGTGCGTCGACTGCGGTGCGTGCGAGCCGGTCTGCCCGGTCGAGGCCATCTTCTACGAGGACGACACCCCGGAGGAGTGGAAGGACTACTACAAGGCGAACGTCGAGTTCTTCGACGACCTCGGTTCGCCCGGTGGCGCTTCCAAGCTGGGCCTGATCGAGCGGGACCACCCGTTCATCGCGGCCCTTCCGCCGCAGAACACCGACCACTGATCGGTGGCATCCGAGCTGTGAGCACCAAGAACAGCACGTCCGCGCCGTTCCCGGGACACCCGGGGGCGGCGCGCCGCGTATCCGACCGCCTTCCGGTCTTCCCCTGGGACAAGCTGGAGCCGTACAAGGCGACCGCGCTCGCCCACCCCGGCGGCCTGTGCGACTTCTCCGTCGGCACCCCGGTCGACCCGGTGCCGGACGTCATCCAGAAGGCCCTCGCCGACGCCGGTGACGCCCCCGGCTACCCGACCGTCTGGGGCACCGCGGAGCTCCGCGGCGCCGTCTCCGGGTGGCTGCGGCGGCGCGTCGGCGCGGAGATCGGCCCCGAGGCGGTGCTCCCCACCGTCGGCTCCAAGGAGCTGGTCGCCTGGCTGCCCGGGCAGCTCGGCCTCGGCCCCGGCGACCAGGTCGCCTACCCGCGGCTCGCCTACCCCACGTACGAGGTCGGCGCGCTGCTCTGCGGCGCCGAGCCGGTCGCGTACGACAGCGTCGACGAGCTCGACGGCTCGCGGGTGCGGCTGCTGTGGCTGAACTCGCCGTCCAACCCGACCGGGCGGGTGCTCGGCGCGGAGGAACTGCGCGCCGCCGTCGCCTGGGCCCGGGAGCACCGGGTGCTGCTGGTCAGCGACGAGTGCTACCTGGAACTGGGCTGGGACGCCGAGCCCGTCTCGGTGCTGCACCCGTCCGTCTGCGGGGAGCAGGGGCACGAGGGGCTGCTCGCGGTCCACTCGCTCTCCAAGCGCTCCAACCTGGCGGGCTACCGCGCCTCGTTCGTCGCCGGCGACCCGGTGGTGGTGCGGGAGCTGCTGGAGATCCGGAAGCACGGCGGCATGATCGTGCCGGCGCCGGTGCAGGCCGCGACGATCGCGGCGCTCGGCGACGACGCGCACGTGGTCGAGCAGCGGGAGCGGTACGCGGCGCGGCGGGCCGCGCTGCGGGCCGCCCTGGAGGCGTACGGCTTCCGGATCGAGCACTCCGAGGCCAGCCTGTACCTGTGGGCGACCCAGGACCGGCCGTGCTGGGAGACCGTCGCCGAACTCGCGGAGCTGGGCATCCTGGTGGCGCCCGGCGACTTCTACGGGCCGGCGGGGGAGCGCTTCGTCCGCGTGGCGTTCACCGCGACGGACGAGCGGGTCGCCGCCGCGGTGGCGCGCCTGCGGGGATAGCGCAAGCACGACAGGGGCGCGAGGAACTGCGCGACCGGCCATGCACTCGGTAGAGCGATGGTCGGCGGCGCAGTTCCTCGCGCCCCTTCACGTGGTCGGCGTCAAGCGCTGGTGCGAGCGGGAGCGGGGTTGGCGTCGCTCACGCGGCGGAGCCGCAGATCGGACAGAGCCCCGAGCCCCTGTCGGTGAGCCTCTGCCGGTGAGCCCCTGGTGGGGCCTTCTCAGCCGCCGAGGAGCGGGAGGCCGCCGCCCAGCAGGCCGCCGACCGGGCCGAGGGCGCCGGTGGCGCCGCCGAGCGGGCTGCTGCCGCCGCCGAGGCCCGGCATGGAGCCGAGGCGGTTCGCGGACTCGTGCTCCGCCAGGCCGCTGAGCGCCGAGCCGCCCGGCAGGCTCTGCGCGACGCCGGTCACCGGCGCGAGCGCGCCGGCCGCCGGCAGGCTCTGGGTCAGGCTGCTGGTCGGCAGGCCCTTGGAGACGGTGCCGAGCGGGCTGGCGGTGGCGGTGCGGGCGGCCGGGACGACCTTGTCGGTGACGGCCGGGCCGACCTTGTCCTGGACGGCGGGGGCGGCCCGCTCGGTGAGCGTGCCGAGCTGGTCGGTGAGGACGGAGGCCTTGCCGACCGGGCCGAGCTCGCCGAGCGCGTCGTCGGTGTCCGGCAGGGTGCTGGCCAGGGTGTTGCCGGCGGCGTCGCCCGCGGCGGGGCCGCCGGCGGCGAGGGTGGCGGAGCCGGTGGTGCCGACCACCTGACCGATCTCGTGGGTCGCCCCCTGCACCGTCGAGCCCGAGTTCGGCACGTCGGCCAGCTTGGTCACACCGGCGCCGAGGTCGGTCGGCGGCACCACCTCGGTGGCGGAGGCGGACCCGGCTGCGGCGAAGGGCGCCGCGCTCGCGGCGACGACCAGCGCGGCCTGGGCGATCCGACGCGTGAGGGGGAGGGACATGGTGCTCCTAAGAGGTGAGGTGAACGGTCCGCCGGGCGGACTCGTTGCTTACCGCTAGGGGAGCGAGAAGGTTTCGGCCGGTCAAGGTAAAGCAACCCCCAAGCAGGGGCCGCGGGAAGGCGCCGAGGGAACGTCACTTCCCTTGTGTCACAAGCGAAGTGGCCGCGAAACCCGAGGTCAAGCGCGGTTGACCGGAATCACCCGGAGAGCGGCAACCCGCTCACCAGTCCGTCAACCGGGTGCACCGTCACTTCTTGGCGGGGGCGCCCAGGGTCACCGTCACGCGGTCGGCCGGGGCGCCGGAGGGCTGCGCCTTCCAGCCGTCCGCGGGCTTGTCGACCCGCCACACCTTGCCGTCGAACGCGACCGCGCCGACGCCGAGCTCGACGGCGTGCGCGACGGTCCACTGGGCGGCCGCCCAGCCGACCTGGCGGGCGGCGCCGGGGCCGGAGTCGGCGCTCGCGGTGGCCTGCGGGGTGAGCACCAGCACCTTGCGCGGGTCCTTCGCGGCCGGCGTTCCCGGCGCGACGGTGACGACCTTGCCGAACTCGCGGCGGATCCGCTCGCCCAGGTCGGTGGGCTGCTGCCCCGGCGCGGGGGAGGGGTCGGGGGCGGGCTGCGCCAGGTCGTGCACCACGCAGCTGAGAGCGGCCGGCTCGCGCCCGGTCAGCGCGGAGGAGACCAGCGTCGCGTTGGTCTCGTGCTTGGCGTACGCCTGCGGGTAGCCGGACTTCTGCACCTGCTGGGCGGCGTCGGTGAGCGGCATCCGCGCGTACCCGGGCACCTTCACCAGGCCGTCCAGGAACTTGTTGGTGGCGTACACCGGGTCCTTGATCTGGTCGGCGGTGCCCCAGCCCTGCGAGGGCCGCTGCTGGAACAGGCCGATGGAGTCGCGGTCGCCGCCCTCCAGGTTGTGGATCTTGGACTCCTGCATCGCGGTGGCCAGCGCGATGGTCACCGCGCGCTCCGGCAGACCGCGGGACATCGCCACGGCGGTGATGGTGGCCGCGTTGGAGGCGGCCGACAGGTCCAGCGTGCCCGAACCGGCGGCCGTCGCGACCGTGCACCCCTCCGGCGGCAGCGTCAGGTGCTCGCGGTTCAGGTACAGCACCAGGCCGCCGACCACGGACAGTGCCACCAGGCCCACCGCGATCCGGCCCCACGGCCGCCGCCCGCGCCCGGCCTGCCCGCCGTCCGTGCCCTCGGCGTGC from Kitasatospora terrestris includes the following:
- a CDS encoding sensor histidine kinase, with protein sequence MLKTFRARRPAAAEEAGPDARGYGNIPGAVVENRRQLLVKLCWMSLWLVYLVYPVKDLAGGKHTTAATVAGAVALAVFLTAYFSLVTIRSTRADGYRGKYVPVAVMSTLAVTTTFTLGESWLTLFTYTTVCMAIVLPPRRSVHGVLAVTALALGIGLLVDADRDTVGAIALPCLLGGLAMTGLQRLIATMRELREARAAVAHLAASEERLRLARDLHDLLGHSLSLITIKSELAGRFLDAGKTAEGRAQVADIESVARQSLIDVREAVSGFRRPTLAVELAAARTALTTTGVRLETDPALADGRPGLGGDEAGALAWALREAVTNVVRHGAGATRCTVTLDETWEDDGTRWAVLDVTDNGRGPGKSAPGNGLCGLRERLAQVGGRLETGAGPHGRGFSLRALVPLRPAATGG
- a CDS encoding chorismate mutase, with amino-acid sequence MTPASPELASLRAEIDGLDERIVALLAERIAVVHRVARHKTDETAVRAPDRVQQVVDRVRALADGHGIPADLVEKVYRLLIAELTELELDAFGRP
- a CDS encoding response regulator transcription factor: MTDEARSVRVLLAEDQGMVREALAALLGLEPDIDVVAQVPRGDQVVDAAVEHDVDVAVLDIEMPGMTGIDAAAELRRRRPGTKIVIATTFGRPGYLRRAMESGADAFLVKDAPAGELAEAIRRVLRGERVIDPTLAAAALAEGANPLTGRELDVLAAAADGSVNADIARRLHLSEGTVRNYLSMAIQKTGARNRAEAVRVAREKGWL
- a CDS encoding transglutaminase-like domain-containing protein — its product is MTEQSRSRFRAEARAEHPDPVLLCVLAAAEHTLGDLGADPGDTGERPTLQALLSACQAALDRHAAAIRQAVAERRPSGPEETAALLAAVLGGRERFHGQQSDYRRLESSLLPEVLRRRRGLPIMLSLVWSAVASRAGLTVHGIALPGHFIVAVGGPAGGEEYVLADPFHGGRLLDLPDVERLVIAAGHRYSPELLTPAQPLDIVLRVLGNIRSWAADRPEHARTQLWAAELGLLLPRHPAQLRLERAELLVKTGDFLGGAAEMEAYAEILDAFNPEAAAKVRHEARAARHRLN
- a CDS encoding GNAT family N-acetyltransferase, giving the protein MSPSGTPVEGRPEVRIDRSDVGRRVSVRRVSEFVGDRPVFRDLIGVLESWDDHGISVVPRSGESVTFPADRLVAGKTVPLFPARRVRPPSATPLELQRIAARSWPAVENEPLGEWTLRAAAGFTRRANSVQALGDPGLPLGEALDRVRGWYAARGLPGYVEVITPGSPPDLAAELDRIGAAYAPTLVRTAPLAPLAKLGRGHERVRLSRTAGPRWMSLYRRVTADPAVEEAARQVIHGGPSVWFATVPGPDGGAPLAIGRLAVDGAWACFGAIEVAPNARRTGLATTVMAVLAARAAEEGAGAACLQVEAENAGAIALYDGLGFATSHTYHYARLP
- the fdxA gene encoding ferredoxin; translation: MTYVIAQPCVDVKDKACIEECPVDCIYEGERSLYIHPDECVDCGACEPVCPVEAIFYEDDTPEEWKDYYKANVEFFDDLGSPGGASKLGLIERDHPFIAALPPQNTDH
- the dapC gene encoding succinyldiaminopimelate transaminase codes for the protein MSTKNSTSAPFPGHPGAARRVSDRLPVFPWDKLEPYKATALAHPGGLCDFSVGTPVDPVPDVIQKALADAGDAPGYPTVWGTAELRGAVSGWLRRRVGAEIGPEAVLPTVGSKELVAWLPGQLGLGPGDQVAYPRLAYPTYEVGALLCGAEPVAYDSVDELDGSRVRLLWLNSPSNPTGRVLGAEELRAAVAWAREHRVLLVSDECYLELGWDAEPVSVLHPSVCGEQGHEGLLAVHSLSKRSNLAGYRASFVAGDPVVVRELLEIRKHGGMIVPAPVQAATIAALGDDAHVVEQRERYAARRAALRAALEAYGFRIEHSEASLYLWATQDRPCWETVAELAELGILVAPGDFYGPAGERFVRVAFTATDERVAAAVARLRG